A single region of the Vibrio cyclitrophicus genome encodes:
- the gltS gene encoding sodium/glutamate symporter — MEFENNILHLGSFFAVTMGIVVLFIGRRLNQVVGFLKEFSIPEPVSGGILASLLFAALYATTSIEVQFDLFARDVLLVYFFTTIGINSSLKDLFKGGKPLVILLVITIFFMIMQNIVGISVASMFGLEPVFGLLSGSISLIGGHGTAIAWAPKVADEFGLQSAMEIGIASATFGLILASLMGGPIAKFLIKRHNLKPAEGQTNAENSNTNKHKQALTSFQFLDAVLAIHICVIVGALLNELISQTGLQLPLFVSCLFAGIVITNLMPDSYPRISGTKWPTRSPAIDLIAEISLGTFLAMSLMSMQLWTLIDLAGPIFAILAMQLLLAVIINIFIVFPSMGKTYDAAVVCAGFGGISLGSTPTAMANMSAVSQKYGHSVQAFIIVPLVCAFFIDLANALIIPYFMRLM, encoded by the coding sequence GAGTTCAGCATCCCAGAACCCGTATCCGGTGGGATTTTAGCGTCACTTTTATTTGCAGCGCTTTATGCAACGACTTCGATTGAGGTTCAATTTGATCTGTTTGCTCGCGATGTATTGTTGGTCTACTTCTTTACCACCATTGGTATTAATTCAAGTTTGAAAGACCTATTCAAAGGCGGCAAACCTTTGGTGATTCTACTCGTCATCACGATCTTCTTTATGATCATGCAAAACATTGTCGGTATTTCTGTCGCATCGATGTTTGGTCTTGAGCCTGTGTTTGGCTTGTTGAGTGGCAGTATTTCATTGATTGGTGGGCACGGAACCGCGATCGCGTGGGCACCAAAGGTTGCGGATGAATTTGGATTACAAAGCGCGATGGAGATTGGTATCGCCAGCGCCACATTTGGGCTTATCTTAGCCAGTTTGATGGGCGGCCCAATTGCTAAGTTTCTTATCAAGCGTCACAACTTAAAGCCAGCAGAAGGCCAAACTAACGCTGAAAATTCGAATACCAATAAGCACAAGCAAGCGCTCACGTCTTTTCAATTTCTCGATGCCGTGTTAGCAATTCATATTTGTGTCATCGTCGGCGCTTTATTGAATGAATTGATCAGCCAAACAGGCTTGCAACTGCCATTGTTCGTGTCTTGTTTGTTCGCCGGTATCGTGATTACTAACTTGATGCCAGACTCCTATCCAAGAATCTCAGGTACAAAGTGGCCAACACGCTCCCCCGCTATCGACCTCATTGCAGAAATATCTTTGGGTACTTTCTTAGCGATGTCTTTAATGAGTATGCAGCTTTGGACACTGATCGATTTAGCAGGCCCGATTTTTGCCATATTGGCAATGCAGCTTCTATTAGCCGTAATCATCAATATTTTCATCGTGTTCCCATCTATGGGTAAAACGTATGATGCAGCGGTCGTGTGTGCCGGTTTCGGTGGGATTTCATTGGGTTCAACACCCACAGCGATGGCGAACATGTCCGCGGTAAGCCAAAAGTATGGTCACTCAGTGCAAGCCTTTATTATCGTGCCATTGGTGTGTGCGTTCTTTATTGATTTAGCCAATGCTTTGATCATTCCTTACTTCATGAGATTGATGTAG